In Helianthus annuus cultivar XRQ/B chromosome 3, HanXRQr2.0-SUNRISE, whole genome shotgun sequence, a single window of DNA contains:
- the LOC110931913 gene encoding uncharacterized protein LOC110931913 — protein MILSQSDQVIHAQVWSKADNKSVFCSFVYAKNKYQERRSLWEDLCRHKLLCTNNPWFVMGDFNSALHGDDSLFGTSSLSIGMREFYECVQTTELVDVKGHGLHYTWNQKPKEGVGLLRKIDRVMCNLKCLEVIPDAYVIYHPHRLSDHTPCILKFPNTSKSYRPKPFKFANFITSKPEFKDCVEGEWAKRIEGYTMFSVTTKLKNLKPGLRKILFQQGNLHTKVVELR, from the coding sequence ATGATATTGTCTCAATCTGATCAGGTTATCCACGCTCAAGTCTGGTCCAAAGCTGATAACAAGAGTGTTTTTTGTTCGTTTGTGTATGCGAAGAACAAGTATCAAGAGCGAAGGAGTTTGTGGGAGGATTTATGTAGGCACAAGTTGCTGTGTACGAACAACCCGTGGTTTGTCATGGGCGACTTTAATTCAGCCCTCCATGGTGATGATTCTCTATTTGGTACGTCTAGTCTTTCTATTGGAATGAGGGAGTTTTATGAATGTGTCCAAACCACGGAACTGGTTGATGTAAAGGGGCATGGTCTTCATTACACTTGGAACCAGAAACCAAAAGAAGGGGTTGGTTTACTTAGGAAAATTGATCGGGTTATGTGTAATCTTAAATGCTTGGAGGTAATTCCTGATGCTTATGTCATATATCACCCGCATCGCTTATCTGATCATACTCCGTGTATATTGAAGTTTCCTAATACTTCTAAATCCTATCGGCCAAAGCCTTTCAAGTTTGCAAATTTTATCACCTCTAAACCTGAGTTCAAAGATTGTGTGGAGGGTGAATGGGCGAAAAGAATAGAGGGATACACTATGTTCTCGGTTACTACTAAGTTGAAAAACCTAAAACCAGGTCTTCGAAAGATCCTCTTCCAGCAAGGAAATTTACATACCAAAGTTGTGGAGCTGCGATAG